CCTGCTGGAAAGAAACGGTGAGGTCGTTGTCCTGGCCAGCTACAGCTGCGCCACTGGCCAGAACCAGGGGCCGAAGGCGGTGTCCGGCGACGCCCGCACCCCGGAGGGGGTCTACTTCGTCACCAGGTCCTTCGAGGATTCGAAGATCACCGTTTTCGGCCGCCGGGCCTTCCATCTGGACTATCCCAATGTTTTTGACCAGGCGGCCCAGCGCAATGGCGACGGCATCTACATCCACGGCACCAACCGCGAGCTGGCGCCCAACAGCACCAACGGCTGCATCACCCTGCGCAACCAGGACCTGGACGAGCTGGCCGGGTTTCTGGAGCCCAACGCCATCCCGGTGGTGATTGTCGACAGCCTGGACCGCCTGGCGGCCCCGGGATCTTTCGCCCTGAGCCAGGAGGAGATCGCAAGCCTCGCTGCTCAGGCCCAGCCTGGCGCGGCCAGCAGCGGCCCGCTGGCCCTGGAGGCCCTGTATCTGGTGGCGGCCGGCAGCCAGGCCATAGCGGTGAGCGGCTTTGCCAAGCCCGGCGACGCGGACAGCCGTTTCTTTGGCCGCCTGTATCTCGACCGGCCGGCAGGAGGCGGGATCCGGGTCCACAACCGGGTGGAGCCGACCGCGGTGGAGCTGGCCCAGACCAGCCGCGGCAACGGCAAGACCGAGGCGGAGGCGGCTGCCTACCCCCGGGACCAGGAGCGTCTGCTGGCCTTTGTCGAGCGCTGGCGCCGGTCCTGGGAGGGCAAGAAGCTCCATGATTACATCGCCTGCTACGCCCCGGAATTCCGCAGCCAGGGCATGAATGTCGCCGCCTGGAAGCGCTACAAGGGCCGCCTCAACCAGCAGTACAAGACAATCCGCGTGCAGCTGACCGACCGGCGGGTGGAGTGGACCGCCACCGGCGCCCGGGTCAGCTTCCTGCAATCCTACCGTTCCGACCGTTTTCAGGCCCGGGGCAAGAAGACCCTGGTCCTGACCTTTACCGGCAGCGACTGGCAGATCCGCCAGGAGCTCTGGCACGGCGGCCGCTGAGGGGGCGCCGCCCGCTCGTCCTGGTGACAATGGCCAATCCTTGCCGCACCTTCCTGCCCCGCTCCTGCCGTCTCCGGGCTGCCGCCTTGCTGCTGGTGGTCCTCGCCCTGGCCGGGCTGCCGGCGGCTGTCTTGGCCCAGGGCCTCCACGAGGTGTTTCTGGCCGGCACCGAGCACGAGCTGCACGTCTACCGGATCCTGGGCCATGAGCCGGGCAAGACCATCATGCTCATCGGCGGCATCCAGGGGGATGAGCCGGGCGGCTATCTGACCGCCGATCTTTACGCCGACGTGGCCCTGAAGCGCGGCAACCTCATCGTCGTGCCCCGGGCCAACTTCTACTCCATCCTCCTCAACCGGCGGGAGGGCCGGACGGGCGACATGAACCGCAAGTTCTCGCCCCAGGAGGCCAAGACGCGCTCCATGGAGGAGGAGGTGGTGGCGGTTCTGAAGCACCTCATTGCCGAGAGCGACTGCCTGCTGAACCTGCATGAGGGCTCCGGCTACTACGCCCCCACCTGGATCAGCGACAACGAAAACCCCAAGCGCTTTGGCCAGAGCATTATTTTCGATGCCGCCAGGTTCCCGGTTCCGGCCAAGGGGCGGACCGTGGAGCTGGAGGTGCTGGCCACCCGGGTGGCGGAGCGGGTCAATACCCAGCTGGACAACCCCCGCCACCGTTTCCGGCCCAACAACCACAACACCCTGTCCGAGGCGTCCCTCCACAAGGAGCAGCGCACCTCGGCCACCTACTATGCCCTGACCCAGGCCCACATCCCGGCCTTCGGCGTCGAGACCTCCAAGGACATCGATACCCTGGAGACCAAGATCCGCCTCCACAAGCTGGTGATCAACACCTTCATGGAGGAGCTGGGCATCGAGCTGGAGGCACCGGGGGTGGTGGTGGACAGCCCCCGCCTGGAGTACGTGCTCATCCAGATCAACGCCGGCCTGCCCCTGGCGGTGCCCAACGGCGCCCGCCTGGAGATCGCCCCCGGCGACGAGATCCAGGTCACCGACATCATCGCCAACTACCAGCGGGGCCTGGTGGCCGACCTGGAAGGGATCGGCAACCGCAACGACACCCGGAAGCCCTTCCGGATCCAGGAGCCGACCCGGGTGGTGATCCGCAAGGATGCCCAGGAGTGCGGCACGGTCACCATCGCCCCCCGGGCCGGTGGGGCCACGGTGGTGGCTGCCGCCACACCGGCGGCCATGCCGGCCGGCCCGGCGCCTGCCCCCCGGATTCTGGACCTGCTCGTGGAGGTGGCGGGCACCGAGCGTACCGTCGCCCCCAACGGCACCCTCAGGGTGGCTCGGGGCAGCCGGATCGTCATCAAGGGCCTGCGCACCAGCCCCAAGGAGATGGCCGGCCGGATGGAGGTCAATCTCAAGGGCTTCGCCCCCAAGCGGGGCCCCAACGACGGCAACGACCTCGATACCCCCATCAGCTTCCCGGCCGATCTCATGAGCCGCTTCTCCGAGAACCGGGCCGGCCGCCGCTATCCGGTGGAGGCCAGCCTGGGACAAGAGGTGCTGGGTCGCTTCTGGCTTGAGGTGGCGGGCCGCTGAGCCTATGACCACGTCCTGCCGCCTCGCCTACGCCCTGCTCCTGGTGCTCCTCGCGGCGGTGCCGGCCGCCGCGGCCGGCCTCGACCAGCTGACCCGGGCGGCGGAGGCCGGGGACGCCGAGGCGCAACGGGCCTTAGGGGCCAAGTACGAGCTGGGCGAGGGCCTGGCCGCCGACCCGGTCAAGGCCGCCTACTGGTACGAAAAGGCCGCGGTGCAAGGCCATGCCCGGGCCCAGACCAACCTGGGCATCCTTTACGAGGAGGGCCTGGGCGTGCCCCAGAGCTTCGAGCTGGCCCGCTCCTGGTACGAAAAGGCCGCGGCCCAGGGCTATGCCCGAGGTCAGACCCATCTCGGGCTTCTCTATGAGCAGGGCCTGGGGGTGGCGCGGGATGTGGACCAGGCCCGCCAGCTC
This genomic stretch from Thermodesulfobacteriota bacterium harbors:
- a CDS encoding L,D-transpeptidase family protein; the encoded protein is MTAAKGVGAASLAKASSLRYFGMLCPEKTCPMPLRPLSHRSPALPLSLVCLLAFGLLAAKSAAKTAPLPAEPASPAPVEAAVSRLVQPLVGDGSIRFVLIEKDRQRLRLLERNGEVVVLASYSCATGQNQGPKAVSGDARTPEGVYFVTRSFEDSKITVFGRRAFHLDYPNVFDQAAQRNGDGIYIHGTNRELAPNSTNGCITLRNQDLDELAGFLEPNAIPVVIVDSLDRLAAPGSFALSQEEIASLAAQAQPGAASSGPLALEALYLVAAGSQAIAVSGFAKPGDADSRFFGRLYLDRPAGGGIRVHNRVEPTAVELAQTSRGNGKTEAEAAAYPRDQERLLAFVERWRRSWEGKKLHDYIACYAPEFRSQGMNVAAWKRYKGRLNQQYKTIRVQLTDRRVEWTATGARVSFLQSYRSDRFQARGKKTLVLTFTGSDWQIRQELWHGGR
- a CDS encoding M14/M99 family metallopeptidase; protein product: MANPCRTFLPRSCRLRAAALLLVVLALAGLPAAVLAQGLHEVFLAGTEHELHVYRILGHEPGKTIMLIGGIQGDEPGGYLTADLYADVALKRGNLIVVPRANFYSILLNRREGRTGDMNRKFSPQEAKTRSMEEEVVAVLKHLIAESDCLLNLHEGSGYYAPTWISDNENPKRFGQSIIFDAARFPVPAKGRTVELEVLATRVAERVNTQLDNPRHRFRPNNHNTLSEASLHKEQRTSATYYALTQAHIPAFGVETSKDIDTLETKIRLHKLVINTFMEELGIELEAPGVVVDSPRLEYVLIQINAGLPLAVPNGARLEIAPGDEIQVTDIIANYQRGLVADLEGIGNRNDTRKPFRIQEPTRVVIRKDAQECGTVTIAPRAGGATVVAAATPAAMPAGPAPAPRILDLLVEVAGTERTVAPNGTLRVARGSRIVIKGLRTSPKEMAGRMEVNLKGFAPKRGPNDGNDLDTPISFPADLMSRFSENRAGRRYPVEASLGQEVLGRFWLEVAGR
- a CDS encoding tetratricopeptide repeat protein; the encoded protein is MTTSCRLAYALLLVLLAAVPAAAAGLDQLTRAAEAGDAEAQRALGAKYELGEGLAADPVKAAYWYEKAAVQGHARAQTNLGILYEEGLGVPQSFELARSWYEKAAAQGYARGQTHLGLLYEQGLGVARDVDQARQLYEQAAKEGYSKGRVQLGLLYERGLVAGRPQPEEAARWYRLAASQGYPPARLRLAALERGEPPPTDPRVDRQFASPPAPPPAALPAPTPPAEATPPAAAAPAAPLSRARGAAAAPPP